A stretch of Gossypium hirsutum isolate 1008001.06 chromosome A06, Gossypium_hirsutum_v2.1, whole genome shotgun sequence DNA encodes these proteins:
- the LOC121230533 gene encoding polyamine-modulated factor 1-binding protein 1-like: MREISEAWKKICCVKILTEGPTITLKYKGSFSKRINDNIPRLSLGAVQSIEETLRVVPSELEVIKQEFKRKSLELGKRIEKLEEEKIYLSLDVDVQKIEVEKVRKENRKIEEDWDDLKTQYKRIQLSMKRARLGKSSEQWQQEVQEERAKPEYWEKKFKEMQTQNQALAKENQGLKAKVTKVGRCLHHHRSRNSTVELKASLNKIEEMKYNIGGLETALRNYELQIEQLEAREGHWKGEFHHFQDQVRDRDYLMGEAIVQIREVADHLEDLAAQANVLSAKYESMPDRGRELALLLDRVKILGLRAKEYL; encoded by the coding sequence ATGAGAGAGATTTCTGAGGCTTGGAAGAAAATTTGTTGTGTGAAGATTCTGACTGAAGGTCCCACGATAACCCTTAAGTACAAAGGGTCGTTTAGCAAGAGAATAAATGATAACATccctaggctgagtttgggggcTGTTCAATCAATAGAAGAAACTTTACGAGTGGTTCCATCAGAGTTAGAAGTCATAAAGCAAGAGTTTAAAAGAAAGAGTTTGGAGCTCGGGAAAAGAATAGAGAAGTTGGAGGAAGAGAAGATATACCTAAGCTTAGACGTCGATGTTCAGAAAATTGAGGTCGAAAAAGTGaggaaagaaaataggaagaTTGAGGAAGACTGGGATGACTTGAAGACGCAATATAAGAGGATACAACTATCAATGAAGAGAGCTAGATTGGGGAAGTCTTCAGAGCAGTGGCAACAAGAGGTTCAAGAAGAAAGAGCTAAACCCGAGTATTGGGAAAAGAAGTTCAAAGAGATGCAGACGCAGAATCAAGCCCTAGCAAAGGAGAATCAAGGATTAAAAGCTAAGGTGACTAAGGTTGGACGATGTCTTCATCATCACCGAAGTCGTAACTCTACGGTCGAGTTAAAGGCAAGTCTGAAcaagatcgaggaaatgaagtACAATATTGGAGGGTTGGAAACAGCATTGCGGAACTATGAACTTCAGATTGAGCAGTTGGAGGCAAGAGAAGGACATTGGAAGggagagtttcaccattttcaagaTCAAGTCAGAGATAGAGACTACCTCATGGGAGAAGCCATAgtccagattcgagaggttgctgatcATTTGGAAGACCTGGCAGCGCAAGCTAATGTATTAAGTGCAAAGTATGAGTCAATGCCAGATAGAGGTCgagagttagctttgttattgGATAGGGTTAAAATTCTGGGCCTAAGGGCAAAAGAGTATTTGTAA